In Elephas maximus indicus isolate mEleMax1 chromosome 7, mEleMax1 primary haplotype, whole genome shotgun sequence, the following proteins share a genomic window:
- the LOC126079587 gene encoding olfactory receptor 10AG1-like gives MEHQKHLPDVNFTSLVEFFLLGFSDIPHLHMFLFGIFFFAYVIILMGNGMIILVTRVDKALQTPMYFFLANFSFLEICYVSITIPKMLMNLWTQKRNISLFECATQMCFFLILGGTECLLLAVMAYDRYVAICNPLHYPLVMNHRVCIQLVAGSWITGIPIQIGQTYETFSLPFCGSNQINHFFCDIPPIFKLACGDTFVNEMSLYILVVLFITVPFLLILGSYSKVISTILKLPSATSRAKAFSTCSSHLMVVALFFGSGIITYFQPKSKHFSGRDRFLSLFYTIVVPMFNPMIYTLRNKDVMVALRKLLP, from the coding sequence ATGGAACACCAAAAACACCTACCAGACGTAAATTTCACTTCCTTGgtggaattttttcttttaggatTCTCTGATATTCCTCATCTTCACATGTTTCTTTTTGGGATATTTTTCTTTGCTTATGTGATTATCTTGATGGGAAATGGCATGATCATTCTCGTAACAAGGGTTGACAAGGCTCTCCAGactcccatgtattttttcctggcaaACTTTTCCTTCTTGGAAATTTGTTATGTGTCAATCACTATTCCCAAAATGCTCATGAACCTTTGGACTCAGAAAAGAAACATTTCTTTGTTTGAATGTGCTACACAAATGTGTTTTTTCCTTATACTGGGAGGTACGGAGTGTTTGCTCctggcagtgatggcctatgatcgctatgtggccatttgtaaccctctgcATTACCCTCTAGTCATGAATCACAGGGTGTGTATCCAGTTGGTGGCTGGCTCCTGGATCACTGGAATCCCAATTCAGATAGGGCAAACATATGAgactttctctctgcctttttgtgGATCTAACCAAAtcaaccacttcttctgtgacatcCCCCCAATATTCAAGCTGGCCTGTGGGGACACCTTTGTGAATGAGATGTCACTCTACATACTTGTTGTGTTGTTTATCACAGTTCCATTTCTGTTGATACTTGGCTCCTACAGCAAAGTCATCTCCACCATCCTGAAGTTGCCATCAGCCACAAGTCGagccaaagccttctccacctgctcaTCTCATCTTATGGTTGTGGCTTTATTTTTTGGGTCAGGAATCATTACATATTTCCAACCCAAATCCAAACACTTTTCTGGAAGAGAcaggtttctctctcttttctataCCATTGTTGTTCCAATGTTTAACCCCATGATATACACTCTGAGGAATAAGGACGTTATGGTGGCATTGAGAAAATTGCTACCTTAA